DNA from Rosa rugosa chromosome 6, drRosRugo1.1, whole genome shotgun sequence:
ATCATCATTTGTTAATTAGCAAGAGAATGCATGCTACTAGCGAGGAAGAGAGTGACAGGTTAAAAGGTAATGCAGCTTTTTTCGTTATTTCTATAAAAGATACAATCATTTTTGTTCATTTGTGAAGTACTTATTGATCAAATAGGACGCCATTATATAACGAAATTACGCTGTTATTAGATAACCACTGAAAACTACGTACCTAAtttaaatagaaaattacagaGAAGTGTCACTTTGAGACTTATattagtcataaggccacctaaattgttttgtacacataaggccactttgAGGCCCAAAACCATCAGCTCCTTTTTATGCTATACCTATTTCGCCCtcaaccttctctctctctctctcgataaACTGATGTTTTTGAAATAGATCGcattctcatctctctctctctcctcggtGCACCATCCAGTCTCTTCCGGCATCCAATTTCTGGAAACACCGCGCGTCTTCGATGAGCTTTGCCTTCACCGGATCTTCGTTCTCCTCCGCGAGTGAGTCCAGTCTCTTCTGGCGTCCAATTTCTGGAAACACCGCGAGTCTTCGATGAGCTTTGCCTTCACCGGATCTTCATTCTCCTCCGCGAGTGAGTCCAGTCTCTTCCGGCGTCCAATTTCTGGAAACACCGCGCGTCTTCGATGAGCTTTGCCTTCACCGGATCTTCGTTCTCCTCCGCGAGTGAGTCGACCTCGGTCTTCGTTGCTTCGCCTTCTACGGTTTTACTACTCTTTCCTCTCAGTAATTTTTCAAATTTCGTTTGAGAAATTGAAGTAGTCGCTGCTGGAGAGGACCTCTGGCGTCTCCCGCCGTCCTCGGCCGAACTGGAGCGCCGATCTCCGATGTCGAGGACTCCTATACCAGAATCGGACCGAATTGGATTGCTTCAATTTCAGAAATGGCTCTCGCTGTTACTTCTTCTTTGTCTTCTACTGCAATCTCTGCTCGGACCTTCTCCTCTGACCTCAAAGGtacatgtattttttttttgctgatgaGATTTTTTGATTTACTTTGGAAATTTGAATTGGAATCGATTGAGTTAGGGTTTTTGATTCACAATTAAGATCGAGAGGGTTTTATGACCTGTTTCTGTAAACAGATTACCTATAATTGTAGTTAACAATAAAAATGTTAGATCTCTCGCATTTGCGAAGCATAATTTACTTAATCTACCTGCAGGTTTTCCTGGAAGAACTGTGCCTTTTGAGTCACTTCAAGCACTTGGATGCCATGTTGATGCAGTTTGCCCCAAGTGAAAAGCTAGCAGCTCCGTGTAATTGTTCTAGTGGCTTTTCAAtatagtgatagtagctttatgtgtctatgttagtatcttttcaAGCTAATGTCAATAGCTTTTGTTTTCAAATCAGTACCTCTCTGTAACTATTATAGCGGTTTTCCATCATAGCGATCGTAGCTTTCTGTACTtatgttagtatcttttcaagctgatgtcagtagcttttctattttcattttgattgattttatgtttttttatgtCAATAGTTTATCAAATTGGAAAATTAGGATTTTGTATGAAATTCAGTTTTCTTTATGTTGTGATTTCGTATCTCTAGCATttgttgtttgagatttgtgTTACACTATCAACATGGATAATCAATTggttttgttgctggtgagagtatctttttgtgtcggtgacagtagctttttgtGTCGGTGACAAtaacttttgttgctggtgacagtagcttttgtgaccttgttggaaatctcaccagcgcagcttttgttgctggtggtagtagtttttgtgacctcgccggaaatctcaccaacgtagcttttgttgctggtgataatagtttttgtgacctcgtcggaaatctcaccagcgtagcttttgttgctggtgatagtagcttttattgctagtgttagtagcttttgtgacctcgccggaggttgccggaaatctcatcagagtagtttttgttgctagtCACAGTAGCTTTTaatgttagtgacagtagcttttgtggtcgccggagactcgccggaagttggccggagtCCCGCCGGAAGTCGgccggagttgaccggagacctcgcctgagaggagagagagaatggttgttgactttttactctagtggcattttatgtaaatatgttagtttttatatccaaaatataacaccattCTTAATCTAGTGGCTTTATGAGGGAAAAActtagttggtggccttatggctaaaaaaacattcaaagataCACTTATACGTAATTAACTCTAATTTAAACCCATCTGCTAGCTCAGCTTTCGCGCTTTAACAATATTAACTCTTTCATAAAAGTACGTTTTGTGAGAAGACAATTAACTTAAAATATATGGATAATTAATTTGCAACGTTTT
Protein-coding regions in this window:
- the LOC133717999 gene encoding uncharacterized protein LOC133717999 translates to MSFAFTGSSFSSAIVAAGEDLWRLPPSSAELERRSPMSRTPIPESDRIGLLQFQKWLSLLLLLCLLLQSLLGPSPLTSKVFLEELCLLSHFKHLDAMLMQFAPSEKLAAPCNCSSGFSI